The Anaerotignum propionicum DSM 1682 sequence GCGCCAGAAGTCGGTGCTCCGATTTTGTATTTTAATCATCATAATTAAGTTTTTTTCTTCTGCTTTCCAAAAAAAGCCGTCATATTTTCTTTCGAAAAACAGCCCAGCATCATCAAGAAGAAGAGATATAGCAATCCCATTGCCGTTAAGGATAGGAAAAAAAGAAGCTTTGATGGCGTGGAGATACGGATGATATAACGAATCAGCAATCCTGATGCTGCCCCTGCCAATAGGGGTTTTAGGAAACAGTCAGCAAGGTCCGGAAAAACACCTGTGCGTATGTAAAGCTTTCGTAGGCAAGAACCTACGGAATAGGCCATTCCTGCCGCCCAAGAGATTAAAAAAGCTGGAATACCATATAGGGGCATAAAAAACCAAATTCCCATAATGGTAATTACCGAACTAATCAAGTTGTTTTGAAATAAAAACATCTGCTCTCCCATGCCATTTAAAAGCCCATGCATTGTCGTTTGGGCATACAAAAACGGACAAAGGAACGCCAGCGGAAATAATAATTCCCCTAAGCCTTGCCGATTATAGACAATATAGCAAATCTCCCTGGGAAAAACAGCAAAAAGGGAGGCCGCACCAATGCCAACAATAAAGGTAAAAAGAAAGGTAACGGAAACGGTACGGCTAATTCTTTGGTTTTGTTTGACTGCGCAAGCCTCTGAAATTTCCGGTACTAAGGATACAGAGGCCGCCATTAGACAGGCAGAAGGCAGTAGAATCAGTGGTAGAGCCATACCTGTTAATTCACCATAGGAAATGAGGGCTTCCTTTGCATTTTGACCATAAAGCTGCAACTGCCGAGGAATTAATATATTTTCTGCAGTTGAAAGCAAAGAGGCTGCAATTTTTGTTGCAGAAAGGGGCAAAGCCATGGCCAAAATCATATTGCAGGCGGCGTATGAAGAAAGCG is a genomic window containing:
- a CDS encoding putative polysaccharide biosynthesis protein — translated: MSRKTIITGTLILTAANLITKLMGFFYRVFMSNTIGAEGIGLYQLIMPIYILTWSITSAGFTTTISRLSAQENVLGQSGNIGRIVKQSIMLSLMVSIIVSGCLFLFADNIALFVLKDGRAALSLRLLSFAIPFMATGSCLRGFFLGLQNAMVPAFSQVLEQAVRILTIYLLAGIFVPMGLTYACCAAVAGIVLGEFLSFAFVFVSYLRFKRRKKMIKRPTLSSYAACNMILAMALPLSATKIAASLLSTAENILIPRQLQLYGQNAKEALISYGELTGMALPLILLPSACLMAASVSLVPEISEACAVKQNQRISRTVSVTFLFTFIVGIGAASLFAVFPREICYIVYNRQGLGELLFPLAFLCPFLYAQTTMHGLLNGMGEQMFLFQNNLISSVITIMGIWFFMPLYGIPAFLISWAAGMAYSVGSCLRKLYIRTGVFPDLADCFLKPLLAGAASGLLIRYIIRISTPSKLLFFLSLTAMGLLYLFFLMMLGCFSKENMTAFFGKQKKKT